GTAACTATTGGATGGAACCATTTTCATCCCAAGTTTGTGACCCGGCGGGTCATGTATGTTTAGTTTTTCTTTAAAAAATTCTCAAACTACGATCGCCACAATAATAAATATCTAATCAAACGAAAGTAAAAAATATTATGCCTGCAGAAAGAAATAAGCATGCATACAACAGGAAGCCCTGAAACAACGATGAGTGCATTTGTCAAACGTTGAAAGAATGAAAGTGCGTGGAAAGATTATGGGATAAAAACCTTTTTAGATTTTTAGCCTGAAAGATGGAATATGATAAAAACATTTTTTGGTTTATTTTGAGCTTAAGAAATGAATCAGCATTATTCACAGTCGAAAGGCAATATAGATAGAAAAAGAGAGTTTCCTAAACGCAACAGGAAAACTCTCCACAAATATTTGACTCAAAATCCAGTCAGATAAAAATTTGGTCAAAAAGTTGGTATATTTTTATAATGTTAATTTACTTCCAGTTCCTTTAATTTGCGCCATAGGGTACTGCGACTCATACCCAGAATTTTGGCTGCCTCTTGTTTGTTTCCATTTGTTTCTTTCAGCACTTCTTTTATTTGCTTGATTTCAGTCTCTTTAATAACACTTTGAAAGGACTTATCATTAGTTTCATCATCCACAAGCAATAAACTGTTTTCTTCAATCGCTTCTTCAAGGTTTTTTAAAATTTCTGATTTTGTTGCTTTGGAAGGGCTCTCTAAATAGGCAAACATTCGTTCAAGCGTATTCTCTAATTCTCGAATGTTGCCGTGCCATCTGTGGGTTGATAATAAATTTACCATCTCATCTAAAGCTTCATCGATATTATCCACAAATTCAGGATAGTTTCTCGATGTGAAGAATTTTACAAGCCTACCAAGATCATCCAGCCTATTTCTCAATGCCGGCAAAAACAAATTGAGCACCGCAATCCGATAATATAAGTCTTTGCGGAATTCACCCTTTTTTACTTTTTCAATTAAATCGACATTCGTTGCAGATATAACCCTCACGTTAACAGGAATGGTCGATGAGCTTCCTACACGCATGACTACATTTTCCTGGAGCACTCGAAGAAGCTTAGCTTGCAAGCTTAAAGGGATTTCACCGATTTCATCTAAAAATACGGTTCCATTATGGGCTTGTTCAAAATAACCCGGTTTTCCTCCTTTTTTAGCCCCTGTGAACGCACCTTCAATATATCCAAAAAACTCACTTTCCAGTAAGTTTTCAGGCACAGCAGCACAGTTAACAGCAATGAAAGGTTGTGGAGCCCTCTTACTTTCATTATGAATGCTTTGGGCAAATAATTCTTTACCTGTTCCTGTTTCTCCTAAAATTAAGATATTTGAATCAGTACGCGCAAATCGTTTTGCTTTAGAAATAGTCTTTTTAATTCTTTCGCTTTCTCCAATGATAAGGTCAAAATGGTATGTTGCAGTCATTTTTTTACTGTACATTGTTTTTCTAATTTTATTTTCGTTTCTTTGAAGTTCATCAACATCTGAAAGAATCGCTACCGTCCCGTTAAATCGATTATTGACAATGATAGGGAAAGTGGTTAAGAAGAGCATTTTATTTTGATGAGTAACAATTTTATCTTTTATCTCTTTTTTGGAAAGCAAAATTTCAGTCAACTCGCCTTTTTTGAAAAGATGGACAATATGCGTTCCTTGAGGACTTTTGTAATCTTCCAAGTTTAATAGTTGAAGAGCTTTTTGGTTAATATTCGATATTCTTCCAGTTTCGCTAATTGTAACGACACCGTCATTAAATTTCTTTAAAATATATTCTTCCTGTTTAAAATTCTTTAATTCTTCGATTCTTGACTGGAGAATATTAAAAGCAATATTTACGGATTGACGTATACTTTCTTTTCCATACCATAAAATACCATGCATTCCTCTTTTTTTTGCCAAACTTGTAATTAAACCGGAACCAATGACAATCGATTGCCCTTTTCTTTCTAATTCCTCAATTAATTTCTTAGCATTTTCTAGATTCTCATAAACATATTGATTGATTTTCAAATTGAAAACGCTTTCTAATTTATCAGTATCTTCAAGTAAAAATTTTTTATTGTAATTAATAATATTTACTTCATTCCCAAATTGTTTTGCGATCGTTAAAGCCTGGATAAAGTCATTGATTTGCACCCTAACAGGAACCATTTGTCCACGAACTTTTAATTTTTTAAATACTTTAAAAATTGTTTGTCCACAAATTAATACATCATCATTCGTAATATACGAAGGATTTTTTAGAATATCTTCTGATTCAATTTTTTGAATGACTACCCCCTTAAAATTCTTTTCTCTTTCCTCAAAAACTTCTCTTACTAAGCTTTCTAAAGGTGAAAATCCTGTTACGATTAATTTGGGCATATTTAACACCTCGTTGAATAAGAACATCTTAATTGCTGATTTATGCCAATTTTATCAACTATTTTTCCCTTAGACAATTATCAAAATATAGTATTTTATTATTATTAAAAAGCTGTACGAATAATAGGAGCTCAACATAACTACTGTACAGCCTTACTAAAATATTATTTTCATTCAAAACTTCTAAACATTGCCCAATTATGACTCAATCAAATTTTATTTCTAATCAACTAGATTTTGATATCATGAATGAAATAAACAAAAAATAATACGCTTGCCTATTAGCACTTTACAAATAAGTCACTTGAGTTCTTCAATTTAAAATGCATTCTTATTTCGAAAGAATGGAATATGCATATTTCTTTTTTCCACATCCTGTCAGCTCATTCCTTAAAAATGAGATAATTATCTTGCTGTATAACCGCCATCAACCGGCAAAGAAACGCCAGTAATATAAGAGGATTCATCAGAGGCCAAAAAGAGCATCGCATAGGCCACTTCTTCAGGCTTGCCGAGCCGATTAAGAGGCGTGTTATCAATTAATACTTGTCCGCGGCCGGTAGCAAGTGATTCCTTCTTCACCATAGGAGTGAGAATAATTCCAGGGTGAATCGAGTTCACCCTAATGTTATATTTGGCAAACTCTACTGATGCGGTTTTCGTCAATAGTGTCACTGCACCTTTTGCCCCCTGGTAAGCAGCCGATCTGCCACTTCCAACCAATCCCCAAATTGATGAGTTGTTGATAATGGAACCGCCATTCAGATTTTGTTTCATTAATCGGACTGCGGCCTTCATTCCAAGAAAGACGCTCTTTGCGTTTACATCCATTACATGATGCCAATCATTCTCCTCTAGATTTTCAACGTTTTCAGCTCCGGGTATTCCTGCATTATTAACTAATACATCTAATTTATTATAATGTTCTTTAATAAAGTTTATAGTTGAATCCCAATCACAGCTTTTAGAAACATCCATTTTAATAAAATAAGCCTTGCCGCCATTATCATTTATGTAATCAGCAACATCTTTCCCTTCATTTACAATATCAGAAACAATGACTGTTGCCCCCTCTCTTGCAAACAGCTTTGATATTGCCTCTCCTACTCCATTTGCGCCGCCAGTTACTAAAGCTATTTTTCCTTCTAATCTATGCATATCTTTTCAACTCACTTTTATAAGAATTTACTGCCTAAAAAAAATTCAGGGAAAAAATATTATCACTAGTCTTTATTAAGTTTATCCATTCACCTTTACGCTACTGTTAAAGTGAGGCAATACTTGTTCTGAAAATAATCGCATTGATTTCAACACTTGGTTTTGAGGTTGGCCGCCAATGTTCATCCAAAGAATAATATTGGTCAAACCTGTTTCTTCTCTATATCTCTGAAGGCCTTTTGTGACCGTTTCAGGTGAACCGATTATTGTATTTTCTGATTTAAGAAAGTCATCATAATTTATATTTCTTTCCCTATCGATGATGCCAAAAACAGGCCGGTTATCTCTTTCACTCATATACCACAATAAACCACGTTTATATTCTTCAACTGCCTGTAAATCCGTTTCAGCAACATAACAGAAAATGAGTTTTCCCGAACGTGATATTGTCTCATCAACAAATTCTTTTGATAGACCTGATTCCAAAGCTGTTTTTCTATATAAAGAAATTTTATGCATCGTATCTTCGTGAGTAATACCGCCAAGAACAAATGAATGACCCTGTTTCGCCGCATTGATAATCGAAGAATCATTTTGTGAAACCATGACAAAGATCGGCGGACTTGGTTTTTGGACAGTTCGAGGATATACTGGAATGTCTTGAATGTTGTAGAAGTTCCCCGAATAAGAAACCTTTTCATTTTGCAGAGCCGTTGTCAAAATGTCTAGCGATTCTAAGTACTTATCATGTCTTTGATCGAAATCTTCACTGTATGCTTCAAATTCATAAGCATCATAGCCTTTTCCAACCCCGACATACAAGCGTCCGTCACTAATTACATCGACTAAAGCCATATCTTCTGCAACTTGCAGCGGATGATGCAATGGCAATCTTGTAACTGCTGACCCAATCTTAATATGGGTTGTCTGGGCTGCTGCTGCTGCCATATATACGGCGGTCGAACTAACAACTCCATATTTTCTTGCATTATGTTCAGCGATCCAAGCCGTATCAAATCCCAATTGGTCTGCAACCTTGATTTGTTCAAGACCGTCTCTTAATTCTTCAGCATCCGTTTTCCACGGAGCTACAGAATTCAAGAAAAATAGTCCAAATTTCATTTTGTTATCTAAGTGGTTCATACTCTCAACTCCTGATAGAAAATAGTATTAATTTTTTCCAATTATTCATTATAAATTTTTTTGCTTACCACGTTTAACTAAAGCAAATCCACACTTTGATAAAGCGTTTTCACTTTTTCAGTGGCTTATTTAAGTAGTTTTGATTCCCCCTCTTGCTATTTTTCATCGGTTTCTATCGAATGCTGCCGATGTACTTATAAAAATAAGTGCAAAAACTATGCCAAAAAATATCTTTTGGTAAACTTTTAAATATGCCCGTAAACACGACATCTTTGCTAATAAATAAAAATTTTTCAAATCATCGAATCAAATTGAGTTTAAAAACTTAATCAGATGTTTCATTTTTGAAACTTAAATTAATCAAAATATTTTCTTAAAGTGATAAAAATTCAATCATGTTAAAATTTTCGATCGCTTAAGCAAATACCAAGTTTCTTTAAAAATTTCTTAATTAATCTTCGCTTCAAACTTAATATAAACAATATTATGATCATTTAAATAAAATTCACTTTTTTGGCACACTTTTTGCATATATTGAAAGCGATACCAATTTTACTTTTCAAGAAAAAGAGAGGATGACTTATAGTGACGAGATTGGAAAATAAAGTTGCCATAATAACTGGAGCTGCTAACGGTATTGGAAAGGAAGAAGCCATATTATTTGCCAAAAATGGCGCAAAAGTGGTTGTAACTGACATTGATGAAGAAAAACTAACTGAAACAATTGAATTAATAAAAAAGGATAGCGGGCAAGCTATTTCTATTAAACACGATGTTTCATTAGAAGATGACTGGAAAAAAGTAATCTCCATAACAGAGAACGAATTTGGTAAATTAGATATCCTTGTTAATAATGCGGCTATATTAAGTAGAAACGGATTAGCAGACACCTCTTTAGAAGAATTTGAAAAAATTCAATCCGTAAATAACTTGGGTACTTTTTTAGGAATGAAATTTGGAGCTGATTTAATCAAAAAAACAGCCCATGGCGGTTCTATAATCAACACCTCTTCCGGTTCAGGCTTAGTAGGCAGCCCGGGAAGTACTGCTTACCACGCTTCAAAGGGAGCAGTGCGATTAATGACAAAATCTGCTGCCATGGAATTAGCCAAATATTTTATCCGGGTAAATTCCATTCATCCCGGTGTTATCGAGACAGCTATGTCCGGCGCAAAAAATGGAGATCATCCCTTAAAAGACAAAATACCCTGGCCGGAGTTTGGAAAACCAATTGATGTTGCCTACGGAGCCCTTTATTTAGCTTCAGACGAATCCCGCTATGTAACTGGCTCAGAGCTGGTCATAGATGGAGGCTATACAGCTCAATAGCTGCCTCTTTTTCTATATTTATTAATATTTTAATGAAGATCGATTCTAAATCTACACATTTTCTATTTATCATTAAAAATTTTGCTTATAGTTATTAGAATTTTATCCCTATAAAATAAATTCGGAGGACTGAGAACATGAAATTTGATCGCGAAAATCTAAAGAAACGTTTTGTAGAAGTTAGAGGGTATTGGGATGAATCACTAGATGGACTTTTGGAAATAGATCCGGAGTTTTTTGAAGCGTACTTACAATTTACTTCTGTACCTTGGAAAAGAGGGGTAATTGATCCAAAAACAAAGGAGTTTATTTACATTGCTGTTTATGCGTGTGCAACCCATTTATACAATCCAGCTATAAAAACACATATTCAAAAAGCATTCGAGTTTGGCGCTACAAAAGAAGAAATAATAGAAGTCTTTCAACTAGTCAGCGCTCTGGGAATACATACTTTCCTCG
This is a stretch of genomic DNA from Pueribacillus theae. It encodes these proteins:
- a CDS encoding sigma 54-interacting transcriptional regulator, which gives rise to MPKLIVTGFSPLESLVREVFEEREKNFKGVVIQKIESEDILKNPSYITNDDVLICGQTIFKVFKKLKVRGQMVPVRVQINDFIQALTIAKQFGNEVNIINYNKKFLLEDTDKLESVFNLKINQYVYENLENAKKLIEELERKGQSIVIGSGLITSLAKKRGMHGILWYGKESIRQSVNIAFNILQSRIEELKNFKQEEYILKKFNDGVVTISETGRISNINQKALQLLNLEDYKSPQGTHIVHLFKKGELTEILLSKKEIKDKIVTHQNKMLFLTTFPIIVNNRFNGTVAILSDVDELQRNENKIRKTMYSKKMTATYHFDLIIGESERIKKTISKAKRFARTDSNILILGETGTGKELFAQSIHNESKRAPQPFIAVNCAAVPENLLESEFFGYIEGAFTGAKKGGKPGYFEQAHNGTVFLDEIGEIPLSLQAKLLRVLQENVVMRVGSSSTIPVNVRVISATNVDLIEKVKKGEFRKDLYYRIAVLNLFLPALRNRLDDLGRLVKFFTSRNYPEFVDNIDEALDEMVNLLSTHRWHGNIRELENTLERMFAYLESPSKATKSEILKNLEEAIEENSLLLVDDETNDKSFQSVIKETEIKQIKEVLKETNGNKQEAAKILGMSRSTLWRKLKELEVN
- a CDS encoding SDR family NAD(P)-dependent oxidoreductase; its protein translation is MHRLEGKIALVTGGANGVGEAISKLFAREGATVIVSDIVNEGKDVADYINDNGGKAYFIKMDVSKSCDWDSTINFIKEHYNKLDVLVNNAGIPGAENVENLEENDWHHVMDVNAKSVFLGMKAAVRLMKQNLNGGSIINNSSIWGLVGSGRSAAYQGAKGAVTLLTKTASVEFAKYNIRVNSIHPGIILTPMVKKESLATGRGQVLIDNTPLNRLGKPEEVAYAMLFLASDESSYITGVSLPVDGGYTAR
- a CDS encoding LLM class flavin-dependent oxidoreductase, with the translated sequence MNHLDNKMKFGLFFLNSVAPWKTDAEELRDGLEQIKVADQLGFDTAWIAEHNARKYGVVSSTAVYMAAAAAQTTHIKIGSAVTRLPLHHPLQVAEDMALVDVISDGRLYVGVGKGYDAYEFEAYSEDFDQRHDKYLESLDILTTALQNEKVSYSGNFYNIQDIPVYPRTVQKPSPPIFVMVSQNDSSIINAAKQGHSFVLGGITHEDTMHKISLYRKTALESGLSKEFVDETISRSGKLIFCYVAETDLQAVEEYKRGLLWYMSERDNRPVFGIIDRERNINYDDFLKSENTIIGSPETVTKGLQRYREETGLTNIILWMNIGGQPQNQVLKSMRLFSEQVLPHFNSSVKVNG
- a CDS encoding SDR family NAD(P)-dependent oxidoreductase; amino-acid sequence: MTRLENKVAIITGAANGIGKEEAILFAKNGAKVVVTDIDEEKLTETIELIKKDSGQAISIKHDVSLEDDWKKVISITENEFGKLDILVNNAAILSRNGLADTSLEEFEKIQSVNNLGTFLGMKFGADLIKKTAHGGSIINTSSGSGLVGSPGSTAYHASKGAVRLMTKSAAMELAKYFIRVNSIHPGVIETAMSGAKNGDHPLKDKIPWPEFGKPIDVAYGALYLASDESRYVTGSELVIDGGYTAQ